A genomic region of Dreissena polymorpha isolate Duluth1 chromosome 4, UMN_Dpol_1.0, whole genome shotgun sequence contains the following coding sequences:
- the LOC127880060 gene encoding coronin-7-like yields the protein MTYLVVSGFDRDSRRQLLVYSVGKLGNPLYEETLDVSPSILVPHYDEGTRTVFLTGRGDASIITYEVSEEYPHLFALTPVKPEGAHQGIYFLP from the exons ATGACATATCTCGTTGTCTCAGGTTTTGACAG GGACAGTCGTCGGCAGCTGCTGGTATACTCCGTGGGCAAGCTGGGAAACCCTCTGTATGAGGAGACCCTCGATGTATCCCCAAGCATACTTGTACCACACTATGATGAGGGAACCAGGACTGTCTTCCTGACAGGCAGG GGAGATGCTAGCATCATCACGTACGAGGTATCAGAGGAGTACCCACACCTGTTTGCATTGACACCTGTGAAGCCAGAGGGCGCGCACCAGGGCATCTACTTCCTGCCTTGA